The following coding sequences lie in one Campylobacter sp. RM16189 genomic window:
- a CDS encoding cyclic peptide export ABC transporter gives MNPKISLSFAMKIIAMIVLGAISSGSSMLILFFINKYLLTLTEKNSLVLVAFFGLLIAFLASSILSRIALSTIGNNFVFDMRMKIVKRILDTPNQKIAAIGKSNLLASLSSDITSLTNGFTRIPDIIQGCLVIFFASFYIAYLSYEIFIFLLIWMSVTIFISNTSMKNIYKYYGLHRQNEDTLYKDYQTSIEGHRELSLNLERSKKLYNDRFIPNAKNLRSNIIKTEIFSSFASNWISSMMLGAIGVIIYVCLAYGVTTLQDAITIAITILFLRAPIMMVVSSIPSIFKSKIAYEKLKKLDLSEYEAEFNMSENFPQSWDRLTLKNINFRYSPDDGFGLSDINFEINRGEVVFLVGKNGSGKSTLFMILAGLLEPNGGEMYVDDVRITKENLRAYANTISAVFSDFYLFDEVLSDDDKFIDELLKKMFLDKKVSVKDDKFSTLNLSQGQRKRLAMVAALLEKRKFIILDEWAADQDPQFRKMFYKEILNELKQDGYTVFAISHDDAYFECADKIYSIENGNLSQIK, from the coding sequence ATGAATCCAAAAATTTCCCTTAGTTTTGCTATGAAAATAATCGCAATGATAGTTTTAGGTGCCATATCAAGCGGCTCAAGTATGCTCATACTATTTTTTATAAACAAATACCTTCTTACTCTAACGGAAAAAAACTCTCTTGTTTTAGTCGCTTTCTTCGGGCTGTTAATAGCATTTTTGGCCTCATCTATACTATCTAGAATAGCGCTTTCCACAATAGGCAATAACTTTGTTTTTGATATGCGAATGAAAATAGTAAAGCGCATCCTAGACACTCCAAATCAAAAAATAGCCGCCATAGGCAAGTCGAATTTATTAGCCTCTCTATCAAGCGATATCACAAGCCTTACAAACGGTTTTACAAGGATTCCTGATATCATCCAAGGCTGTCTTGTGATTTTTTTTGCAAGTTTTTATATAGCCTATCTGTCGTATGAAATTTTTATATTTTTACTTATCTGGATGAGCGTTACTATCTTTATCAGCAATACCTCTATGAAAAACATCTACAAATACTACGGGCTTCATAGGCAAAACGAAGATACGCTATACAAGGATTATCAAACCAGTATCGAAGGTCATAGAGAGCTAAGTTTAAATTTAGAGCGTTCAAAAAAGCTTTATAACGATAGATTTATACCAAACGCAAAAAATCTTCGTTCAAATATCATAAAAACCGAAATTTTTTCATCGTTTGCCAGCAATTGGATTAGCTCTATGATGCTTGGCGCTATCGGTGTAATTATATATGTCTGCCTTGCTTATGGAGTTACAACCCTGCAAGATGCTATCACTATAGCCATAACAATACTCTTTTTAAGAGCTCCGATTATGATGGTTGTTTCAAGTATTCCTAGTATATTTAAGTCAAAAATAGCCTACGAGAAGCTAAAAAAGCTTGATCTGAGCGAGTATGAAGCCGAATTTAACATGAGTGAAAATTTCCCGCAAAGCTGGGATAGGCTAACTTTAAAAAATATAAATTTTAGATATAGCCCAGATGATGGATTTGGACTTAGCGATATAAATTTTGAGATAAATAGAGGCGAAGTTGTATTTCTAGTGGGTAAAAACGGAAGCGGTAAATCGACTCTTTTTATGATACTAGCAGGACTGCTTGAGCCAAATGGCGGCGAGATGTATGTGGATGACGTTCGTATCACAAAAGAGAATTTAAGAGCTTATGCGAACACTATAAGCGCCGTATTTAGCGACTTTTATCTATTTGACGAAGTCTTAAGCGATGATGATAAATTTATAGACGAGCTGCTTAAAAAGATGTTTTTAGATAAAAAAGTAAGCGTAAAAGATGATAAATTTAGTACCCTAAACCTCTCTCAAGGGCAAAGAAAACGCCTTGCCATGGTTGCAGCACTACTTGAAAAACGCAAATTTATCATACTTGACGAGTGGGCTGCCGATCAAGATCCGCAGTTTAGAAAGATGTTTTACAAAGAAATTTTAAACGAACTAAAACAAGACGGTTACACTGTTTTTGCCATCAGTCATGACGATGCTTATTTTGAATGTGCGGACAAAATTTACAGCATAGAAAACGGAAATTTAAGTCAAATAAAATAA
- the tupB gene encoding tungstate ABC transporter permease TupB encodes MDYILEGIISAFGLLLNGDAETYSAIKATLYTSSISIMLAIICGFPIGFVLGFYNFFGKKFLRLLSDTALAVPTVAIGLILYAFISRHGPFGEFGLLFTLKAVMLGQFVLAMPIVVSLTASVIENMERKHYLTLMSYRLSGVRLILAVLYELRYSLLVVFATAYGRIVAEVGVAMMIGGNIKWFTRTITTAISLETNKGEFSMGIALALVLIFIAFAVNLTTHQLKRLDK; translated from the coding sequence TTGGATTACATCTTAGAAGGGATAATATCCGCCTTCGGCTTGCTTTTAAACGGCGATGCAGAGACTTATTCGGCGATTAAGGCGACACTTTATACATCAAGCATATCGATCATGCTTGCTATCATCTGCGGATTTCCTATCGGCTTTGTTTTGGGATTTTACAACTTCTTCGGAAAGAAATTTCTAAGACTTCTAAGCGATACTGCTCTAGCAGTGCCGACGGTTGCTATCGGACTTATACTTTATGCTTTTATCTCAAGACACGGTCCGTTTGGAGAATTTGGACTTTTATTTACGCTAAAAGCCGTCATGCTGGGGCAGTTTGTGCTAGCCATGCCTATCGTGGTTTCGCTTACCGCAAGCGTGATAGAAAATATGGAGCGCAAACACTATCTTACGCTTATGAGCTACCGTTTAAGCGGCGTTAGACTAATCCTAGCGGTTCTTTATGAGCTTAGATACTCGCTGCTTGTGGTTTTTGCTACAGCTTACGGCAGGATCGTGGCTGAAGTTGGCGTTGCTATGATGATAGGCGGCAACATCAAGTGGTTTACCCGCACTATAACCACGGCGATATCGCTTGAAACAAACAAGGGCGAATTTTCTATGGGTATCGCTCTTGCTTTGGTGCTGATTTTTATCGCATTTGCCGTAAATTTAACCACTCACCAGCTAAAAAGACTTGACAAATGA
- the tupA gene encoding tungstate ABC transporter substrate-binding protein TupA, with protein sequence MKKLILSSLVVASAVFAADSDLVMATTTSTDNTGLLDAIYPAYKAETGVDLKWTAVGTGAALKLGENCDADILFVHSPKVEKEFVEKGFGVERKAVMYNDFVLIADKSIAPKFQGKDIKGSFEMIKAEGIKFFSRGDKSGTDNKEKGIWKKVAGEVPEKDAWYAQTGQGMLATINAAAEQKGVTFTDRGTYIKYEANMKNDPSLVIVNEGDDDLKNFYSVIAVNPKHCAKTDVENANKFIEWITGEKGQKFIADFKLMNKPLFTPDATTRK encoded by the coding sequence ATGAAAAAGTTAATCTTAAGCTCACTTGTTGTTGCATCTGCTGTTTTTGCCGCTGATAGCGATCTTGTGATGGCTACTACGACAAGTACCGATAATACTGGCTTGCTAGATGCTATCTATCCTGCTTATAAGGCTGAAACGGGAGTGGATCTAAAATGGACTGCCGTAGGTACGGGAGCGGCACTTAAACTTGGCGAGAACTGCGATGCCGACATACTTTTCGTGCATTCGCCAAAGGTTGAAAAAGAATTTGTTGAAAAAGGCTTTGGTGTTGAGCGCAAGGCTGTTATGTATAACGACTTCGTTTTAATCGCCGATAAATCAATCGCGCCTAAATTTCAGGGTAAAGACATAAAAGGCTCTTTTGAGATGATTAAGGCTGAGGGCATTAAATTTTTCTCACGCGGCGATAAATCAGGCACCGATAATAAAGAAAAAGGAATTTGGAAAAAAGTTGCAGGCGAAGTTCCTGAGAAAGACGCTTGGTACGCTCAAACAGGACAAGGCATGCTAGCTACGATAAATGCGGCTGCCGAGCAAAAAGGCGTTACATTTACCGATCGCGGCACATATATCAAATATGAAGCGAACATGAAAAACGATCCGTCGCTTGTAATCGTAAATGAAGGCGATGACGATCTTAAAAATTTCTACTCCGTAATCGCCGTAAATCCTAAACACTGCGCAAAAACCGACGTAGAAAATGCAAATAAATTTATCGAGTGGATAACAGGCGAGAAAGGGCAAAAATTCATAGCCGACTTTAAGCTTATGAATAAGCCTTTATTTACTCCTGATGCGACTACTCGCAAATAA
- a CDS encoding biopolymer transporter ExbD has translation MKFVRRSRHKSASISMLNLIDVIFVLLLFFMVTTTFNKFAHIDIALPETKSNLEDNENDVVQLFYLIDGGLILKINETEKILNSEILKDEISNLSPAHKKNITLNADEAINYGKVVDVISVLKDANVQNVELNIKKK, from the coding sequence GTGAAGTTTGTCCGTCGTAGCAGGCACAAAAGCGCCAGCATTTCGATGCTAAATTTGATTGACGTCATATTTGTCTTGCTTTTGTTTTTTATGGTAACGACTACTTTTAACAAATTTGCACATATAGATATAGCGCTTCCTGAAACTAAATCGAATTTAGAAGACAATGAAAACGATGTAGTCCAATTATTTTATCTAATAGACGGAGGCTTAATACTAAAGATAAACGAGACTGAAAAAATATTAAATAGCGAAATTTTAAAAGATGAAATTTCAAATTTAAGCCCTGCTCATAAAAAAAATATCACTCTAAATGCAGATGAGGCCATAAACTACGGAAAAGTAGTTGATGTGATATCGGTTTTAAAAGATGCAAATGTGCAAAACGTTGAATTAAACATCAAGAAAAAATAA
- a CDS encoding HugZ family heme oxygenase has product MKERAIEHMNSDHMETVIAFCKKFGSFKDVSNVKLTDMNEDGLIITCDQGEVFAPFLNKVVNGNYKDEIMALYRSIDVGNGLEKIEKGVIELIDSLKTVIISSVHSNMQCVGSYTPFVRINEDIYICLSSVAEHYHSIKANPDKISLLFIEDESATKTIFARNRLSIKGEAKFVEDEALRNEIFDKLAEKNPKESAIKQLRNMSDFYIIKLELKDGRYVKGFGAAYNSKGLKLSQAAGESNPHRKNPHGHNPHQKQH; this is encoded by the coding sequence ATGAAAGAAAGAGCGATCGAGCATATGAACTCAGATCACATGGAAACCGTTATTGCGTTTTGTAAGAAATTTGGTTCTTTTAAAGATGTAAGCAACGTAAAACTAACTGATATGAACGAAGACGGACTTATCATCACATGTGATCAGGGCGAGGTTTTTGCACCGTTTTTAAACAAGGTAGTTAACGGCAACTACAAAGATGAGATAATGGCTCTATATAGAAGCATCGACGTAGGCAATGGACTTGAAAAGATCGAAAAAGGCGTTATCGAACTTATCGATTCTCTAAAAACGGTTATCATTTCAAGCGTGCATAGCAACATGCAATGTGTCGGCTCATATACACCGTTTGTAAGAATTAATGAAGATATATACATCTGCCTAAGCTCGGTTGCCGAGCACTACCACTCGATAAAGGCAAACCCTGATAAAATTTCTTTGCTTTTCATAGAAGATGAAAGTGCTACTAAGACTATATTTGCAAGAAACCGTTTAAGCATAAAAGGTGAAGCTAAATTTGTAGAAGACGAGGCACTTAGAAACGAAATTTTTGATAAACTTGCAGAGAAAAATCCAAAAGAATCAGCTATAAAACAGCTTAGAAATATGTCTGACTTTTATATAATTAAACTTGAGTTAAAAGACGGCAGATATGTAAAAGGGTTTGGTGCGGCATACAACTCAAAAGGACTTAAACTAAGCCAAGCTGCAGGAGAGAGCAACCCTCACAGAAAAAATCCTCACGGACATAACCCTCACCAAAAACAACACTAA
- a CDS encoding TonB-dependent receptor, translating into MTKGSKVGKIAIIVSLAAAMNLYATEDKTAKLEKTIVTSTGFETQLKDEVKNAYIITSEEIKDRGYKSVSEVLEKAPGVYISNAGVFGDEEIDMRGQGAYARTNVKTLINGVSLNVLKAGHGTIATPLNLIAVEDIEKIEIIPGGGAVLYGGGTAGGVINIITKKKPRDFYANLSSKIASYNYKDAVIGIGGLANEDLFLKFSAKGFDSKGYKRGEETSGYYLNGSINYQISDKQSIAIAPSFYSQKYKNQSNALTKKQVDQDRRQSNKPEDPQIYKKFDITLDYSLKLSDNYEINFMPYYLYTKFKQESKAEKVFSDKKIGANLKNRFTYDNGELIFGYNYEDIYDKLSQKDELGKEIHSVYFFEKHNFTDLLSFNFGGRYERASYDVKRPASPIHKRPAFNSSKNTNSHAFEITPNFKYSDTGNIYLKFEKGFVSPSPQELVDNIKVGPKQYEYFFNDLNPETFYAYEIGFKDMIFDQFLSAAIFYTDTKDMIFAKWTEPHGNPMNPNVNWERKYINLDKAKRYGFEIYAEQYLLDNKLKLTESFSHVNAKATFEREDTKTKKTKTVKMELPHVAKQKFILGVDYSPIKNLNLYADLKYYSKILNSENEKMDSKTLVDISAKYNFTKNLSVVGGIKNLFDKKYFSYYSSSGKGTYYPAPERNYYVEFKYNY; encoded by the coding sequence ATGACCAAGGGTTCAAAGGTTGGCAAAATAGCCATAATCGTATCTTTAGCTGCAGCTATGAATTTATACGCTACAGAAGATAAAACTGCAAAGCTTGAAAAAACAATAGTAACATCAACAGGCTTTGAAACACAATTAAAAGACGAGGTAAAAAACGCTTACATCATAACTTCAGAAGAGATTAAAGATAGAGGCTATAAAAGCGTCTCCGAGGTGCTTGAAAAGGCTCCGGGAGTTTATATATCAAACGCTGGTGTGTTTGGCGATGAAGAGATAGATATGAGAGGTCAAGGCGCATATGCTAGAACTAACGTTAAAACTTTAATCAATGGTGTAAGTCTAAACGTACTAAAAGCGGGACATGGAACGATAGCTACACCATTAAATTTAATAGCAGTTGAAGACATAGAAAAGATTGAAATCATACCAGGAGGCGGAGCGGTATTATACGGAGGTGGAACTGCAGGTGGTGTTATAAATATAATCACAAAGAAAAAGCCTAGAGATTTTTATGCGAATTTATCATCTAAAATCGCTTCATATAACTATAAAGATGCAGTTATCGGCATAGGCGGACTAGCAAATGAGGATTTGTTTTTAAAATTTAGCGCAAAAGGATTTGATTCAAAAGGCTATAAAAGAGGCGAAGAGACAAGTGGATACTATTTAAACGGTAGCATAAACTATCAGATAAGCGATAAGCAAAGTATCGCCATAGCTCCTAGCTTTTACTCTCAAAAATACAAAAATCAAAGTAATGCTCTTACAAAAAAACAAGTTGACCAAGATAGGCGCCAGTCAAATAAACCCGAAGATCCTCAAATATATAAAAAATTTGACATAACGCTTGATTACTCTTTAAAGCTTAGCGATAATTATGAAATCAACTTTATGCCTTACTATCTATATACAAAATTTAAGCAAGAAAGTAAAGCAGAGAAAGTATTTTCGGACAAAAAAATCGGTGCAAATTTAAAAAATAGATTTACTTATGATAATGGAGAGTTAATATTCGGATATAATTATGAAGATATCTACGATAAATTATCACAAAAAGATGAGCTGGGTAAGGAAATTCACTCTGTATATTTCTTTGAAAAGCATAATTTTACAGATCTGCTATCTTTTAACTTTGGAGGAAGATACGAAAGAGCCTCTTATGATGTAAAAAGACCTGCTAGTCCAATACATAAGAGACCTGCATTTAATAGCAGCAAAAATACAAACTCTCACGCATTTGAGATAACTCCGAATTTTAAATACTCGGACACCGGCAATATATATTTGAAATTTGAAAAAGGCTTTGTGTCTCCATCCCCTCAAGAGCTAGTTGACAACATTAAGGTTGGTCCAAAGCAGTATGAGTATTTCTTTAACGATTTAAATCCGGAAACATTTTATGCCTATGAAATCGGTTTTAAGGATATGATTTTTGATCAATTCTTGAGTGCTGCCATATTTTATACCGATACCAAAGATATGATATTTGCAAAGTGGACTGAGCCTCACGGCAATCCTATGAATCCAAACGTCAACTGGGAGAGAAAATACATAAATCTTGACAAAGCAAAAAGATATGGATTTGAAATTTATGCAGAACAATATCTTTTAGATAACAAGTTAAAACTCACCGAGTCATTTAGTCATGTAAATGCAAAAGCTACATTTGAGAGAGAAGATACCAAAACCAAGAAGACGAAAACGGTAAAAATGGAGCTTCCTCATGTTGCGAAACAAAAATTTATATTAGGAGTTGATTATTCACCTATTAAAAATCTCAATTTATACGCTGACTTAAAATATTATTCAAAAATTTTAAATAGCGAAAACGAAAAAATGGACTCAAAAACTCTAGTCGATATTTCTGCTAAATATAATTTTACAAAGAATCTTTCAGTTGTTGGCGGTATAAAAAACTTATTTGATAAAAAATATTTCTCATACTATTCAAGCTCGGGGAAAGGAACTTACTACCCTGCTCCGGAGCGAAATTACTACGTAGAGTTTAAATACAACTACTAA
- a CDS encoding MotA/TolQ/ExbB proton channel family protein encodes MYEYLQTGGIFMWPIFFLCILAVAVLLEKAFYFTFIEIDATSSFKMKLGNLILEGDTDKIREFCKKYKNSLAKTTIFVLDNTENLNSINKTQIEYTIEEAITVELANLERRSWILGLCASASPQLGLLGTVVGMIKAFEGLSSSVNAPLVAIGISEALYTTAAGLIVGIPSLIFHLMINKKIDFILNDLNRLISLFGRCCERRCCEVCPS; translated from the coding sequence ATGTATGAATATTTACAAACAGGCGGCATATTTATGTGGCCTATATTTTTCTTATGTATTTTAGCCGTTGCGGTATTACTTGAAAAGGCTTTTTATTTTACATTTATTGAAATAGACGCTACAAGCTCATTTAAAATGAAGCTTGGCAACCTCATACTAGAAGGTGATACGGATAAAATAAGAGAATTTTGTAAAAAATACAAGAACTCTCTAGCAAAAACAACTATTTTTGTTCTTGACAATACAGAGAATTTAAACTCCATAAACAAAACACAAATTGAATATACTATAGAAGAAGCTATTACTGTAGAGCTTGCAAATTTAGAAAGAAGAAGCTGGATATTAGGACTTTGTGCAAGCGCAAGCCCTCAGCTTGGACTACTAGGAACGGTTGTAGGTATGATAAAGGCCTTTGAAGGACTTAGCTCAAGCGTAAATGCTCCACTTGTAGCCATAGGCATATCAGAAGCGCTTTATACGACTGCGGCGGGACTTATAGTAGGAATTCCTTCGCTAATCTTTCATCTAATGATAAATAAAAAGATTGATTTTATACTAAATGATTTAAACAGGCTCATAAGCTTATTTGGTAGATGCTGCGAGAGGAGATGTTGTGAAGTTTGTCCGTCGTAG
- a CDS encoding TonB-dependent receptor, whose product MFKKITTISIIAVAALYGSDANTRLDKTVITATGFESPLKDEVRNVSIITSQEIENRGYKNLKEILEKAPGVSFNGKTVDLRGQGSKANTSVKVLLNGVAMNMIDTTPTTIPIDLVPIEDIEQIEIVPGGGAVLYGSGTSGGVINIITKQKAVKPYANISTKIASYSYKDLNLGVGGNVTQDLFLKATAKAFDEKGYRYDEKNKGHYASFGLNYKIADNQSIVFNPSYFKAKTYGVPTLSAEEMAINRRQAGGEPTLTTSKRLNFDADYAIRFNDKFDMHIMPYYQDVKILQDGFHMKDKKTGANVKTRYNYSSGELITGYDYLNNEGYRMINVNVKTPMFSRNQLTVFDMQKQTHSLYLLEKHNFTDIFSLSAGARFERADYDVIRDVSVAMSRGGRTINTKDYLKVGDDKNNYAYEITPNFKYSDSGSIYFKFERGYISPGPNQLIDKLGPNGPYVLNNLKSETYHGYELGLKDLVFGNFFSATLFLTDTKDEILTVSLGRNVSDGWNFKNIDKTRRYGTEIYSEQEFGKFKLKESFSYVNAKIKTGKNSGRKVPLVERSKFVIGAEYEPIKNLNFSTDFKYLSSSLDANYDKIDSRKIVDVGLSYKFTKGILVSAGIKNLFNEKYNYTQSKQNNSYDPAPERNYYVEFKYNY is encoded by the coding sequence GTGTTTAAAAAAATCACAACCATTAGTATTATCGCGGTAGCCGCTCTTTACGGCTCTGATGCAAATACAAGACTTGATAAGACGGTTATCACGGCTACTGGCTTTGAGAGTCCTTTAAAGGATGAGGTAAGAAACGTATCGATAATAACCTCCCAAGAGATAGAAAACAGAGGCTATAAAAATTTAAAAGAAATTTTAGAAAAAGCTCCCGGAGTTAGCTTCAACGGCAAAACTGTAGATCTTAGAGGTCAAGGAAGCAAAGCAAACACATCTGTTAAGGTGCTTTTAAACGGTGTTGCGATGAATATGATAGATACTACCCCTACGACTATACCTATAGATCTCGTTCCGATAGAAGATATCGAACAAATCGAAATCGTACCGGGCGGTGGAGCCGTGCTATACGGAAGCGGAACCAGCGGAGGAGTTATCAATATCATAACAAAACAAAAAGCCGTAAAACCATACGCAAACATATCTACCAAAATAGCCTCATACTCATACAAAGATCTAAATTTAGGCGTTGGCGGGAACGTAACGCAAGATCTATTTTTAAAAGCTACCGCCAAGGCGTTTGATGAAAAGGGCTATAGATACGACGAGAAAAACAAAGGTCACTACGCCTCTTTTGGATTAAATTACAAAATTGCAGATAATCAAAGCATAGTTTTTAACCCAAGCTATTTTAAGGCCAAAACTTACGGAGTGCCGACTTTATCCGCAGAAGAGATGGCTATAAACAGGCGACAAGCGGGCGGAGAACCAACCCTAACCACAAGCAAAAGACTAAATTTTGACGCAGACTATGCGATTAGATTTAATGATAAATTCGATATGCACATCATGCCTTATTATCAAGACGTGAAAATTCTTCAAGACGGTTTTCATATGAAAGATAAAAAAACCGGAGCAAACGTAAAAACAAGATATAACTACAGTAGCGGCGAACTTATAACAGGTTATGATTACTTAAACAACGAAGGCTACAGGATGATAAACGTCAATGTTAAAACGCCTATGTTTTCAAGAAATCAACTTACCGTATTTGATATGCAAAAGCAAACCCACTCTTTATATCTGCTTGAGAAACATAACTTCACCGACATCTTTTCTCTAAGCGCAGGAGCGAGGTTTGAAAGAGCGGATTATGATGTAATAAGAGATGTTAGTGTAGCTATGAGTAGGGGCGGTAGAACTATAAATACAAAAGACTACTTAAAAGTAGGAGACGATAAAAACAACTACGCCTATGAGATAACGCCGAATTTTAAATATTCAGATAGCGGAAGTATTTATTTTAAATTTGAGCGCGGATATATATCTCCGGGACCAAATCAACTTATAGATAAGCTTGGTCCAAACGGACCTTATGTCTTAAACAATCTTAAATCAGAAACATATCATGGGTATGAGCTTGGACTTAAAGATCTTGTATTTGGAAATTTCTTTAGCGCGACTCTTTTTTTAACCGATACTAAAGATGAAATTTTAACAGTTTCTCTTGGAAGAAACGTTAGCGACGGATGGAATTTTAAAAATATAGACAAGACCAGAAGATATGGAACCGAAATTTATTCAGAGCAAGAATTTGGAAAATTTAAGCTAAAAGAGAGCTTTTCGTATGTAAATGCAAAGATTAAAACAGGCAAAAATTCAGGACGCAAAGTTCCTTTAGTGGAAAGAAGCAAATTTGTAATAGGGGCTGAGTATGAGCCTATTAAAAACTTAAATTTTTCAACCGACTTTAAATATCTATCAAGCTCCCTTGATGCAAACTATGACAAGATAGACAGTAGAAAAATTGTTGACGTGGGTTTAAGCTATAAATTTACAAAGGGAATTTTAGTGTCTGCGGGTATAAAAAATTTATTTAATGAAAAATATAATTATACTCAAAGCAAACAAAACAACTCTTACGACCCTGCTCCGGAGCGAAATTACTACGTAGAATTTAAATACAACTACTAA
- a CDS encoding YigZ family protein translates to MQTISEIYTAKSEIKKSTFLSYLVPLSEFKSIHERLKTEHPKAVHIVWAYRELNKYGQIVENQSDDGEPKGTSGTPSLNALRGANLINAGVFIVRYFGGIKLGTGGLVRAYSSAVNLAINEAELKKFEFKDECKFYTPFALMSRFEHFFSSQNLNEFEREFNSSGAIWTAKFNEEEMSKFYEFATVFEIEEFKFLALPLFANKIVI, encoded by the coding sequence ATGCAGACAATATCTGAAATTTACACCGCCAAAAGCGAGATCAAAAAATCTACATTTTTAAGCTATCTTGTACCGCTTAGCGAGTTTAAATCGATCCATGAGCGACTTAAAACCGAGCATCCAAAAGCAGTGCATATAGTCTGGGCTTACCGCGAGCTAAATAAATACGGTCAAATCGTAGAAAATCAAAGCGATGACGGCGAGCCAAAAGGCACAAGCGGTACTCCGAGCTTAAACGCATTGCGAGGAGCGAATTTGATAAATGCGGGCGTGTTTATAGTGCGCTATTTTGGCGGGATCAAGCTTGGCACAGGCGGGCTTGTAAGAGCTTATAGCTCGGCCGTAAATTTAGCGATAAATGAAGCGGAGCTTAAAAAATTTGAGTTTAAAGACGAGTGTAAATTTTATACTCCTTTTGCTTTGATGTCGCGTTTTGAGCATTTTTTTAGCTCTCAAAATTTAAACGAATTTGAACGCGAATTTAACAGTAGCGGTGCGATATGGACGGCTAAATTTAACGAAGAAGAGATGAGTAAATTTTATGAATTTGCAACTGTTTTTGAGATTGAGGAGTTTAAATTTCTAGCCTTGCCGCTCTTTGCAAATAAAATTGTTATATAA
- the tupC gene encoding tungstate ABC transporter ATP-binding protein TupC, translated as MIKLKDVLVKYENNIVLDIKNLELQTRGITALMGNNGSGKSTLIRVVSFLQKPNSGYVEIWKESKPSLDTLRKISVLFPEPMLLKRSVKQNFEFALKSRNLEHEFSQRVGEALELVGLDKSFLDKKNYELSSGQTQRVAFALVLALRSKLNLLDEPTNSVDLATSKLFGKAVEYQREQYKSGFIIASHDEKWLSAIAQDSVFLHRGKVSEFEIKNIFENQNGFLNFGSEVKFALPQALKNANKIAINPNKIILSKEPFIGSFSGLLHSVSIIYGTSLLVKVKIGDFLIKAVVSSQNFIGNKLTTGENVYFGFSDEAFLDIE; from the coding sequence ATGATAAAGCTTAAAGACGTGCTCGTAAAATACGAAAACAACATCGTGCTCGATATAAAAAATTTAGAGCTTCAAACAAGAGGTATAACCGCACTTATGGGCAACAACGGAAGCGGTAAAAGCACGCTTATAAGAGTTGTGTCCTTTCTTCAAAAGCCAAATTCGGGTTATGTCGAAATTTGGAAAGAGAGTAAGCCTAGCCTAGATACTCTGCGTAAAATTTCAGTACTTTTTCCAGAACCCATGCTTCTAAAAAGAAGCGTTAAGCAAAATTTCGAATTTGCTTTAAAAAGTAGAAATTTAGAGCATGAATTTAGTCAAAGAGTTGGCGAGGCGCTTGAGCTTGTGGGGCTTGATAAGAGCTTTTTGGATAAGAAAAACTATGAGCTTAGCTCCGGACAAACTCAGCGCGTGGCATTTGCGCTCGTGCTTGCTCTGCGCTCAAAGCTAAATTTGCTTGACGAGCCGACAAATAGCGTGGATCTAGCCACTTCAAAGCTATTTGGCAAGGCGGTAGAGTATCAACGCGAGCAGTATAAAAGCGGCTTTATAATCGCAAGCCACGACGAAAAATGGCTAAGCGCAATCGCGCAAGATAGTGTGTTTTTGCATAGAGGTAAGGTGAGTGAATTTGAGATAAAAAATATATTTGAAAATCAAAACGGCTTTTTAAATTTTGGCTCCGAAGTTAAATTTGCATTGCCGCAAGCTCTAAAAAACGCAAACAAAATCGCAATCAATCCAAACAAGATAATATTAAGCAAAGAGCCTTTTATCGGTAGTTTTAGCGGACTTTTGCACTCCGTTTCCATTATCTACGGCACATCTCTTTTGGTTAAAGTTAAAATCGGAGATTTCCTTATAAAAGCTGTCGTTAGTAGCCAAAATTTTATAGGAAATAAACTAACAACAGGCGAAAATGTATATTTTGGCTTTAGCGATGAGGCATTTTTGGATATAGAATAA